A stretch of the Odontesthes bonariensis isolate fOdoBon6 chromosome 5, fOdoBon6.hap1, whole genome shotgun sequence genome encodes the following:
- the dnajc28 gene encoding dnaJ homolog subfamily C member 28: MSCTFHLLASRSDLHAGRFLLAVSRQWLAVRSLGSGRHLSRGLQESYRLLQLPDDGHSSPAQVKDAYLRLAKLYHPDSGAATADATLFARVEEAYRAVLEHQSRSKRRDAEREDEDEEKARASTLPHRQYLSFDGVGSGTPSQRERQYRQVRVDRAAEQVLSYRQREHERAAAADGALVQRDVRQRSRKIKITQAVERLVEDLIQESMARGDFRNLSGAGKPLNKFQHNPYADPMTHNLNRILIDNGYQPPWVVTQRDIRDGAAGVRERLLEGRARLGEQMGPAEQNQWRQLCASAQEELGKLNKMVDTYNLIVPMLHMQMVHFSLTREAERATRGAERRRADHRRAQEEERQRRKEEKKSANAAAMKARPSKQGLLSWMQRFLRY, encoded by the coding sequence ATGAGCTGCACCTTCCACCTCTTGGCGTCCCGCAGCGACCTCCACGCCGGACGTTTCCTGCTCGCCGTGTCCCGACAGTGGCTGGCGGTCCGGTCTCTGGGCTCCGGGCGGCACCTCAGCCGCGGCCTCCAGGAGAGCTACAGACTCCTGCAGCTGCCCGATGACGGCCACAGCAGCCCCGCGCAGGTGAAGGACGCCTACCTGCGCCTCGCCAAGCTGTACCACCCGGACTCCGGGGCGGCCACCGCCGACGCCACGCTGTTCGCCCGGGTTGAAGAGGCGTACCGCGCCGTGCTGGAACACCAGAGCAGAAGCAAGCGGCGTGACGCAGAGAGggaggacgaggacgaggaGAAGGCCAGAGCGTCCACCCTGCCGCACAGACAGTACCTCAGCTTCGATGGCGTGGGCTCGGGCACGCCCAGCCAGCGGGAGCGCCAGTACCGGCAGGTCCGCGTGGACCGGGCGGCCGAGCAGGTCCTGAGCTACAGGCAGAGGGAGCACGAGCGGGCGGCGGCGGCGGACGGGGCGCTGGTGCAGCGCGACGTGCGCCAGCGCAGCCGCAAGATAAAGATCACGCAGGCGGTGGAGCGGCTGGTGGAGGACCTGATCCAGGAGTCCATGGCCCGCGGAGACTTCCGGAACCTCAGCGGCGCCGGGAAACCGCTCAACAAGTTCCAGCACAATCCGTACGCCGACCCCATGACCCACAACCTGAACCGCATCCTCATCGACAACGGCTACCAGCCGCCCTGGGTGGTCACGCAGCGCGACATCAGAGACGGCGCCGCTGGGGTCCGGGAGCGGCTGCTGGAGGGCCGGGCCCGGCTCGGCGAGCAGATGGGCCCCGCGGAGCAGAACCAGTGGCGCCAGCTGTGCGCGTCggcccaggaggagctggggaAGCTCAACAAGATGGTGGACACCTACAACCTCATCGTGCCCATGCTGCACATGCAGATGGTCCACTTCAGTCTGACCCGGGAGGCTGAACGGGCCACCAGGGGGGCCGAGCGGCGCCGGGCGGATCATCGGAGAGCCCAGGAGGAGGAGCGccagaggaggaaggaggagaagaagagcgCCAACGCTGCCGCCATGAAGGCCAGACCGAGCAAGCAGGGACTCCTGTCCTGGATGCAGAGGTTCCTCCGGTACTGA
- the LOC142380911 gene encoding sodium channel regulatory subunit beta-1: protein MLHFSFFAVFSLLVSECHGGCAEVDSLTEAVAGEGFLLGCISCKTREEVPARAAVDWYFKPPAEEEFRHIFHYDHPNAIILHEDFNDRLRWDGTPDGDVQTGAVYLQNVTFNDTGTYRCTFRRTLFLPLADEHVVVEKDVELTVVAVANRELTAVIAEIMMYVLIVVLQLWLIVVLIYCYKKTWNEHEAREARKALRAQQALLESKDGCDGVQLE, encoded by the exons ATGcttcacttttctttctttgccgTTTTCAGCCTTCTCG TGTCTGAGTGCCACGGCGGCTGTGCGGAGGTGGACTCATTGACCGAAGCCGTGGCAGGAGAGGGATTCCTGCTGGGCTGCATCTCCTGTAAGACGAGAGAGGAGGTTCCTGCCCGAGCCGCGGTGGACTGGTACTTCAAGCCGCCGGCAGAGGAAGAGTTCAGGCAT ATATTCCACTACGACCACCCCAATGCCATCATCCTCCACGAAGATTTCAATGACCGCCTGCGGTGGGACGGGACGCCCGATGGCGATGTTCAGACCGGCGCCGTTTACCTTCAGAACGTCACCTTCAATGACACGGGGACGTACCGCTGCACCTTCCGCCGCACCCTCTTCCTGCCGCTGGCTGATGAGCATGTCGTTGTGGAGAAGGATGTGGAGCTCACTGTGGTGGCTGTAG CCAATCGGGAGCTGACCGCCGTGATCGCAGAGATAATGATGTACGTGCTGATCGTGGTTCTGCAGCTGTGGCTGATCGTGGTTCTGATCTACTGCTACAAGAAGACCTGGAACGAGCACGAGGCCCGAGAGGCGCGGAAAGCCCTCAGGGCCCAGCAGGC GCTGCTGGAGTCAAAAGACGGCTGTGATGGGGTGCAGCTGGAGTAA